A single window of Pyrus communis chromosome 10, drPyrComm1.1, whole genome shotgun sequence DNA harbors:
- the LOC137747169 gene encoding uncharacterized protein yields MEEFDKKVSITDPMEEESVASKTKTVALLREFLGIQQRRAEAYAKLKRGFGEYMESSPPSSGVDAELAYQQVCSEVTLEFNECSKQVLRIESLFLNDPDFSRIDLAHLLRAVQTHEKQKLNLTVTIQVLKRAGRPSERLVSHENCRFNRPMEHECVHLHEITEAAGTEEAEVNAQYDNDLKEAIRGVQDAVTAINEHLEEVRYEIAALETE; encoded by the exons ATGGAAGAATTTGACAAGAAGGTATCAATCACAGACCCAATGGAAGAAGAAAGTGTGGCATCTAAAACAAAAACCGTCGCTTTGCTGCGCGAGTTCCTCGGAATTCAGCAGCGGAGGGCGGAGGCCTACGCCAAGCTCAAACGAGGGTTTGGGGAGTATATGGAGTCGTCGCCGCCGTCGTCGGGAGTAGATGCGGAGTTGGCGTACCAGCAAGTTTGCAGTGAGGTGACGCTCGAATTCAACGAGTGTTCGAAGCAAGTTCTTCGGATCGAATCGCTGTTCCTCAACGATCCCGATTTCTCCCGGATTGATTTAGCCCATCTCCTCAGAGCTGTTCAGACCCACGAGAAGCAGAAATTGAATTTG aCGGTGACAATTCAGGTGTTGAAGAGGGCTGGAAGACCCTCAGAGCGTCTGGTGAGTCATGAAAATTGCAGATTTAACAGACCAATGGAGCATGAATGCGTGCATCTCCACGAGATAACAGAAGCTGCCGGAACTGAAGAGGCAGAAGTGAATGCCCAGTATGATAATGATCTCAAGGAGGCCATTAGAGGGGTGCAGGATGCTGTAACCGCTATAAATGAGCATTTGGAAGAAGTCAGATACGAAATTGCCGCCCTTGAAACCGAGTAG
- the LOC137747167 gene encoding disease resistance protein RUN1-like isoform X2, protein MALVRAAQGSSSDSNTHWGYRYDVFLSFRGEDTRRTFTDHLYTALNNAGFLTFRDDDELERGEDIKPGLQKAIRQSRASVVVFSKDYASSRWCLDELVMILERKRTTSDHVVLPVFYDVDPSHARKQTGSIGKAFARHEKTQSPNKVRGWREALAELADLAGMVLSNQADGYESKFITKIVKVIGDKLIRTPLAVESNLIGIQSRVKHINLWLQDGSTDVGIVVVHGMSGIGKTTIAKYVYNSNFTSFEGSSFVENIRETASQPNGLVRIQMQLLYDILKGKKEKVHNVSEGISKIERAISSRRVLLVLDDVDHMDQLDAVLRMKDRFYPGSKIIITTRRERLLKAHQVTKVHGVETLDYNESLELLSWHAFGQDHPPEGYMEYSKKLVQHAGGLPLALQVLGSSLLGESMGVWESALEKLKVIPNGEIMNKLRISYDSLQDDHDRKLFLHIACFLIGRDKNYIVRILDGCDFYTTVGIQNLIDRCLVKIDKDDKVNMHNLIRDMGREIVCLESEEPEKRSRLWCRKDSFQVLREKTGTQTIQGLVLDMHWHPANSPINTNETVFETNAFERMHKLQLLHLRRVRLEGCYANFPTGLRCLCWPEFPLDSIPIDFPLECLIVLEMQYSSLTQVYKGTKFPSLKILDVSHSHGLSQTMDFSYCPNLEELILVDCKSLLDVHESIGNLERLVYLNMEDCKNLRMLPNMCMLKSLEILNLSGCSNLDEMMKKMESVKVLETDGILSDLRPGTSSSILTYLPCSLVTLNLSRCNLSDDAFATDLSNLSLLQRLNLDDNPISSLPVFIKGLRRLDELSLSRCKRLESLVGLPKIGWLIVCDCISLKTITYQANELRALICVGEQLNVIDWEYYHKLEPIGRVDVEMMKLFSLHNLEMRKRFGLQNFNEVPWVWTPVQGLHQHGLYSTYFAGNEVPGRFSYKSTKSSISFVVPFLASHKILGLNIFATYANEENYVPPDPLVWIEVSNKSKGMTWVYGSKFYGLAREGEDVTWLSHWIMDNQTIILECGDEVVVSVMTKRPHEYIRVKEFGVELVQEHQDKMSTQHNTTPDPNDPFVIGGDLSPRENVSGMYHFCWFSEEETKNTDFCRPKWLNTLIMDSDKEEEQRNDLDHKIAAASARGNNCRLGGWRGLVTAAIFLLTLTQIVRPSISQKKKRQ, encoded by the exons ATGGCGCTTGTGAGAGCAGCTCAAGGATCATCGTCTGATTCCAACACTCATTGGGGTTACCGTTACGATGTTTTCTTGAGTTTCAGAGGCGAAGACACTCGCAGGACTTTTACCGACCACCTCTACACAGCCTTGAACAACGCAGGATTTCTCACCTTCCGAGATGACGACGAACTTGAGAGAGGAGAAGATATCAAGCCAGGACTACAGAAAGCAATCCGGCAATCACGGGCGTCTGTTGTCGTGTTTTCGAAAGATTACGCGTCATCCAGATGGTGCCTTGATGAGCTTGTCATGATCCTTGAACGCAAGAGGACTACCTCGGACCATGTAGTATTACCAGTCTTCTACGATGTCGATCCATCCCATGCGAGGAAGCAGACGGGAAGCATCGGAAAAGCATTTGCAAGACACGAGAAAACTCAGTCGCCGAATAAGGTGCGGGGATGGAGGGAGGCACTTGCAGAGCTTGCTGATCTAGCAGGGATGGTCCTATCAAATCAAGCTGATGG gtACGAGTCAAAGTTTATCACAAAAATTGTTAAGGTGATTGGTGACAAGCTAATTCGCACACCCTTGGCTGTTGAATCCAACTTGATTGGAATCCAATCTCGAGTCAAACACATCAATTTATGGTTACAAGATGGATCAACTGATGTCGGTATAGTTGTTGTGCATGGGATGTCTGGAATAGGGAAGACAACAATTGCTAAATATGTTTACAATTCAAATTTTACAAGTTTTGAAGGGAGCAGCTTTGTTGAAAATATCAGAGAAACAGCAAGTCAACCGAATGGGTTAGTTCGAATTCAAATGCAACTTCTTTACGATATTTTGAAGGGGAAGAAGGAGAAAGTGCACAACGTCAGTGAAGGAATAAGTAAGATTGAAAGAGCCATAAGCTCTAGAAGagttcttcttgttcttgatgatgtAGACCATATGGACCAATTAGATGCAGTACTACGGATGAAAGATCGGTTTTATCCCGGAAGTAAAATAATCATAACAACAAGGCGTGAAAGGTTGCTAAAGGCACATCAAGTTACTAAGGTCCACGGAGTTGAAACTTTGGATTACAATGAATCGTTGGAGCTCTTAAGCTGGCATGCGTTTGGCCAGGACCATCCCCCTGAAGGTTACATGGAATATTCAAAAAAGCTAGTGCAACATGCTGGAGGACTTCCATTAGCTCTTCAAGTTTTGGGTTCTTCTCTGTTAGGAGAAAGTATGGGTGTGTGGGAAAGTGCATTGGAGAAGCTAAAAGTTATTCCTAATGGCGAAATCATGAATAAACTAAGAATAAGCTATGACAGTTTACAAGATGACCATGATCGGAAATTATTCCTCCACATTGCTTGTTTCCTAATAGGAAGGGACAAAAACTACATTGTTAGAATACTAGATGGATGTGATTTCTATACAACTGTTGGCATTCAAAATCTCATTGATAGATGCTTGGTGAAAATTGATAAAGACGACAAGGTGAACATGCACAATCTGATTCGTGATATGGGAAGAGAAATAGTTTGCCTAGAATCAGAAGAGCCTGAGAAACGTAGTAGACTATGGTGTCGTAAGGATTCCTTCCAAGTACTGAGGGAAAAGACT gGTACACAAACAATCCAAGGTCTTGTCCTGGACATGCATTGGCATCCTGCAAACAGTCCAATAAACACAAATGAGACAGTCTTTGAAACCAATGCATTTGAAAGGATGCACAAATTACAACTACTCCATCTTAGACGTGTACGGCTAGAGGGATGTTACGCAAATTTCCCTACAGGATTAAGATGTTTGTGTTGGCCTGAATTTCCTTTGGATTCTATAcccattgattttcctttggaGTGCCTAATTGTTCTTGAAATGCAATATAGTAGCTTGACACAAGTCTACAAAGGAACAAAA TTTCCTTCATTGAAGATCCTTGATGTGAGCCATTCTCATGGCCTTAGTCAAACCATGGACTTCTCATACTGCCCCAATCTAGAGGAATTGATTCTTGTAGATTGCAAAAGCCTGCTTGATGTTCATGAATCCATTGGAAACCTAGAGAGACTTGTGTACTTGAATATGGAGGATTGCAAGAATCTTAGGATGCTTCCTAACATGTGCATGCTAAAATcacttgaaatactcaatttatCTGGTTGCTCAAATCTTGATgagatgatgaagaagatggaaTCTGTGAAAGTTCTCGAAACAGATGGTATTCTAAGCGATTTACGGCCTGGTACAAGTTCGAGTATCTTGACTTATTTGCCATGTTCTTTAGTAACGTTAAACCTTAGTAGGTGCAATCTTTCTGATGATGCCTTTGCTACGGATTTAAGTAATCTATCCTTGTTGCAAAGACTAAATTTAGATGATAATCCAATTTCTAGCCTACCTGTtttcatcaaaggtttgaggaGGCTCGATGAGCTCTCTTTATCGAGATGTAAGAGGCTCGAATCACTTGTGGGGTTGCCGAAAATTGGATGGCTTATTGTATGTGATTGCATATCATTAAAAACTATAACATATCAAGCCAATGAGTTGAGAGCATTGATCTGTGTGGGTGAGCAACTCAATGTAATTGACTGGGAGTACTATCACAAGTTAGAACCTATTGGCAGAGTTGATGTGGAAATGATGAAACTTTTCAGCTTGCACAACTTGGAAATGAGGAAACGTTTCGGCTTGCAAAATTTTAATGAAGTTCCTTGGGTTTGGACTCCAGTTCAg GGACTGCATCAACATGGTCTATACAGCACATATTTTGCTGGGAATGAGGTTCCTGGCCGGTTCAGCTATAAAAGTACCAAGTCCTCAATTTCTTTTGTTGTGCCTTTTCTTGCAAGTCACAAAATTCTAGGCTTGAACATCTTTGCTACCTATGCAAACGAGGAGAATTACGTTCCGCCTGATCCACTTGTGTGGATTGAAGTGAGCAACAAGAGCAAGGGTATGACGTGGGTCTATGGATCAAAATTCTACGGTCTTGCAAGAGAGGGAGAAGATGTGACATGGTTGAGCCATTGGATAATGGACAATCAAACAATAATATTAGAATGTGGAGATGAAGTGGTTGTTTCCGTAATGACGAAGAGACCTCATGAATATATTCGTGTAAAGGAGTTCGGGGTTGAGCTTGTGCAAGAGCACCAAGACAAGATGAGTACCCAACACAACACCACTCCAGATCCTAATGATCCATTTGTCATCGGTGGGGATTTGTCACCGCGGGAGAATGTATCAGGAATGTACCACTTTTGCTGGTTCAGTGAAGAAGAAACGAAAAATACTGATTTTTGTAGGCCGAAATGGTTGAATACCCTCATCATGGACTCAG ACAAAGAAGAAGAGCAACGGAACGATCTTGATCACAAAATCGCAGCAGCGAGTGCCAGAGGCAATAACTGCCGTCTGGGAGGATGGAGGGGGCTAGTCACTGCTGCCATCTTCCTTCTCACGCTAACTCAAATCGTTCGGCCCTCCATCTCTCAGAAAAAGAAGCGACAGTAG
- the LOC137748708 gene encoding ethylene-responsive transcription factor WRI1-like yields MKRYSSFSCSSSSSSSSSSSCSGLEIPKHNVQAEIQKLKLKPKPKPKRVRKKRKTAEAAAAADKCKNGNTPKSGTGGRRSSIYRGVTRHRWTGRFEAHLWDKSSWNNIQNKKGRQVYLGAYDSEEGAARTYDLAALKYWGPGTILNFPLETYTKEIEEMEKATREEYLASLRRLSSGFSRGVSKYRGVARHHHNGRWEARIGRVFGNKYLYLGTYNTQEEAAAAYDMAAIEYRGTNAVTNFDISNYVDRVKKKIHPLDHQKSEGQQPSNCSNTGPHKQEEEVECKVHQLLPQQQQQQQEQEQRKVHQLQPQQQQQEQERMIYPHLLHCMESNTMEQVMDRDHAEEHQFSWNFLDTGMMTQQVPVPDDIPLDNKSLELPDSFEDLGFEENFELIFGATDDGSLGGLMESAGCGVDQVGVDVGVPGNLEDNGSSFSPSSTTTSLSL; encoded by the exons ATGAAGAGGTACTCTAGTTTCTcttgctcttcttcttcttcttcttcttcttcttcttcgtgcTCAGGGCTGGAGATTCCGAAGCACAACGTTCAAGCCGAGATTCAGAAACTGAAActgaaaccgaaaccgaaaccgaaacgcgttcgaaagaagagaaaaaccgcagaagcagcagcagcagcagacaAATGCAAGAATGGCAACACCCCAAAGTCAGGAACGGGAGGCAGAAGAAGCTCCATTTACAGAGGGGTCACCAG GCACAGATGGACCGGGCGGTTTGAAGCTCATCTGTGGGACAAGAGTTCATGGAACAACATCCAGAACAAGAAGGGACGACAAG TTTATTTAG GGGCCTATGATAGTGAAGAGGGTGCTGCTCGTACCTACGATCTAGCTGCCCTTAAATATTGGGGGCCTGGTACAATACTCAATTTCCCG CTAGAAACATACACAAAGGAAATTGAAGAAATGGAAAAGGCTACCAGGGAAGAATACCTAGCATCATTGCGCCGGCTGAGCAGTGGATTTTCGAGAGGAGTTTCAAAGTACCGTGGGGTGGCGAG GCATCATCACAATGGGAGATGGGAGGCGAGAATCGGAAGAGTTTTCGGAAACAAGTATTTATACCTCGGAACTTATA ATACACAAGAGGAGGCAGCAGCTGCATATGATATGGCGGCAATAGAGTACAGAGGAACAAATGCAGTGACCAATTTTGATATCAGCAACTACGTTGACAGAGTCAAGAAGAAAATCCACCCTCTGGATCATCAAAAATCAGAGGGTCAACAGCCTTCCAATTGCTCGAACACTGGACCAcacaaacaagaagaagaagtcgAATGCAAAGTGCACCAATTGCTAccacaacagcagcagcaacaacaagaacaagaacaacgCAAAGTGCACCAATTGCAACCGCAACAACAGCAACAAGAACAAGAACGAATGATTTACCCTCATCTGCTGCATTGCATGGAAAGCAATACAATGGAGCAAGTAATGGATCGTGATCATGCAGAGGAGCACCAGTTTAGTTGGAACTTTTTGGACACCGGAATGATGACTCAGCAGGTTCCGGTTCCCGATGACATCCCTCTTGACAACAAGTCGTTGGAGTTACCGGACTCGTTCGAGGACTTGGGGTTCGAAGAGaattttgaattgatatttggtgCAACTGATGATGGCAGTTTGGGTGGCTTGATGGAATCTGCTGGGTGTGGGGTGGATCAGGTGGGTGTGGATGTGGGTGTCCCAGGAAACTTGGAGGATAATGGGTCTTCTTTTTCTCCATCATCAACAACTACCTCTCTTTCTTTGTAA
- the LOC137747167 gene encoding disease resistance protein RUN1-like isoform X1 — protein sequence MALVRAAQGSSSDSNTHWGYRYDVFLSFRGEDTRRTFTDHLYTALNNAGFLTFRDDDELERGEDIKPGLQKAIRQSRASVVVFSKDYASSRWCLDELVMILERKRTTSDHVVLPVFYDVDPSHARKQTGSIGKAFARHEKTQSPNKVRGWREALAELADLAGMVLSNQADGYESKFITKIVKVIGDKLIRTPLAVESNLIGIQSRVKHINLWLQDGSTDVGIVVVHGMSGIGKTTIAKYVYNSNFTSFEGSSFVENIRETASQPNGLVRIQMQLLYDILKGKKEKVHNVSEGISKIERAISSRRVLLVLDDVDHMDQLDAVLRMKDRFYPGSKIIITTRRERLLKAHQVTKVHGVETLDYNESLELLSWHAFGQDHPPEGYMEYSKKLVQHAGGLPLALQVLGSSLLGESMGVWESALEKLKVIPNGEIMNKLRISYDSLQDDHDRKLFLHIACFLIGRDKNYIVRILDGCDFYTTVGIQNLIDRCLVKIDKDDKVNMHNLIRDMGREIVCLESEEPEKRSRLWCRKDSFQVLREKTGTQTIQGLVLDMHWHPANSPINTNETVFETNAFERMHKLQLLHLRRVRLEGCYANFPTGLRCLCWPEFPLDSIPIDFPLECLIVLEMQYSSLTQVYKGTKFPSLKILDVSHSHGLSQTMDFSYCPNLEELILVDCKSLLDVHESIGNLERLVYLNMEDCKNLRMLPNMCMLKSLEILNLSGCSNLDEMMKKMESVKVLETDGILSDLRPGTSSSILTYLPCSLVTLNLSRCNLSDDAFATDLSNLSLLQRLNLDDNPISSLPVFIKGLRRLDELSLSRCKRLESLVGLPKIGWLIVCDCISLKTITYQANELRALICVGEQLNVIDWEYYHKLEPIGRVDVEMMKLFSLHNLEMRKRFGLQNFNEVPWVWTPVQVPLSLSHRKELPNIVVSMPCTQGLHQHGLYSTYFAGNEVPGRFSYKSTKSSISFVVPFLASHKILGLNIFATYANEENYVPPDPLVWIEVSNKSKGMTWVYGSKFYGLAREGEDVTWLSHWIMDNQTIILECGDEVVVSVMTKRPHEYIRVKEFGVELVQEHQDKMSTQHNTTPDPNDPFVIGGDLSPRENVSGMYHFCWFSEEETKNTDFCRPKWLNTLIMDSDKEEEQRNDLDHKIAAASARGNNCRLGGWRGLVTAAIFLLTLTQIVRPSISQKKKRQ from the exons ATGGCGCTTGTGAGAGCAGCTCAAGGATCATCGTCTGATTCCAACACTCATTGGGGTTACCGTTACGATGTTTTCTTGAGTTTCAGAGGCGAAGACACTCGCAGGACTTTTACCGACCACCTCTACACAGCCTTGAACAACGCAGGATTTCTCACCTTCCGAGATGACGACGAACTTGAGAGAGGAGAAGATATCAAGCCAGGACTACAGAAAGCAATCCGGCAATCACGGGCGTCTGTTGTCGTGTTTTCGAAAGATTACGCGTCATCCAGATGGTGCCTTGATGAGCTTGTCATGATCCTTGAACGCAAGAGGACTACCTCGGACCATGTAGTATTACCAGTCTTCTACGATGTCGATCCATCCCATGCGAGGAAGCAGACGGGAAGCATCGGAAAAGCATTTGCAAGACACGAGAAAACTCAGTCGCCGAATAAGGTGCGGGGATGGAGGGAGGCACTTGCAGAGCTTGCTGATCTAGCAGGGATGGTCCTATCAAATCAAGCTGATGG gtACGAGTCAAAGTTTATCACAAAAATTGTTAAGGTGATTGGTGACAAGCTAATTCGCACACCCTTGGCTGTTGAATCCAACTTGATTGGAATCCAATCTCGAGTCAAACACATCAATTTATGGTTACAAGATGGATCAACTGATGTCGGTATAGTTGTTGTGCATGGGATGTCTGGAATAGGGAAGACAACAATTGCTAAATATGTTTACAATTCAAATTTTACAAGTTTTGAAGGGAGCAGCTTTGTTGAAAATATCAGAGAAACAGCAAGTCAACCGAATGGGTTAGTTCGAATTCAAATGCAACTTCTTTACGATATTTTGAAGGGGAAGAAGGAGAAAGTGCACAACGTCAGTGAAGGAATAAGTAAGATTGAAAGAGCCATAAGCTCTAGAAGagttcttcttgttcttgatgatgtAGACCATATGGACCAATTAGATGCAGTACTACGGATGAAAGATCGGTTTTATCCCGGAAGTAAAATAATCATAACAACAAGGCGTGAAAGGTTGCTAAAGGCACATCAAGTTACTAAGGTCCACGGAGTTGAAACTTTGGATTACAATGAATCGTTGGAGCTCTTAAGCTGGCATGCGTTTGGCCAGGACCATCCCCCTGAAGGTTACATGGAATATTCAAAAAAGCTAGTGCAACATGCTGGAGGACTTCCATTAGCTCTTCAAGTTTTGGGTTCTTCTCTGTTAGGAGAAAGTATGGGTGTGTGGGAAAGTGCATTGGAGAAGCTAAAAGTTATTCCTAATGGCGAAATCATGAATAAACTAAGAATAAGCTATGACAGTTTACAAGATGACCATGATCGGAAATTATTCCTCCACATTGCTTGTTTCCTAATAGGAAGGGACAAAAACTACATTGTTAGAATACTAGATGGATGTGATTTCTATACAACTGTTGGCATTCAAAATCTCATTGATAGATGCTTGGTGAAAATTGATAAAGACGACAAGGTGAACATGCACAATCTGATTCGTGATATGGGAAGAGAAATAGTTTGCCTAGAATCAGAAGAGCCTGAGAAACGTAGTAGACTATGGTGTCGTAAGGATTCCTTCCAAGTACTGAGGGAAAAGACT gGTACACAAACAATCCAAGGTCTTGTCCTGGACATGCATTGGCATCCTGCAAACAGTCCAATAAACACAAATGAGACAGTCTTTGAAACCAATGCATTTGAAAGGATGCACAAATTACAACTACTCCATCTTAGACGTGTACGGCTAGAGGGATGTTACGCAAATTTCCCTACAGGATTAAGATGTTTGTGTTGGCCTGAATTTCCTTTGGATTCTATAcccattgattttcctttggaGTGCCTAATTGTTCTTGAAATGCAATATAGTAGCTTGACACAAGTCTACAAAGGAACAAAA TTTCCTTCATTGAAGATCCTTGATGTGAGCCATTCTCATGGCCTTAGTCAAACCATGGACTTCTCATACTGCCCCAATCTAGAGGAATTGATTCTTGTAGATTGCAAAAGCCTGCTTGATGTTCATGAATCCATTGGAAACCTAGAGAGACTTGTGTACTTGAATATGGAGGATTGCAAGAATCTTAGGATGCTTCCTAACATGTGCATGCTAAAATcacttgaaatactcaatttatCTGGTTGCTCAAATCTTGATgagatgatgaagaagatggaaTCTGTGAAAGTTCTCGAAACAGATGGTATTCTAAGCGATTTACGGCCTGGTACAAGTTCGAGTATCTTGACTTATTTGCCATGTTCTTTAGTAACGTTAAACCTTAGTAGGTGCAATCTTTCTGATGATGCCTTTGCTACGGATTTAAGTAATCTATCCTTGTTGCAAAGACTAAATTTAGATGATAATCCAATTTCTAGCCTACCTGTtttcatcaaaggtttgaggaGGCTCGATGAGCTCTCTTTATCGAGATGTAAGAGGCTCGAATCACTTGTGGGGTTGCCGAAAATTGGATGGCTTATTGTATGTGATTGCATATCATTAAAAACTATAACATATCAAGCCAATGAGTTGAGAGCATTGATCTGTGTGGGTGAGCAACTCAATGTAATTGACTGGGAGTACTATCACAAGTTAGAACCTATTGGCAGAGTTGATGTGGAAATGATGAAACTTTTCAGCTTGCACAACTTGGAAATGAGGAAACGTTTCGGCTTGCAAAATTTTAATGAAGTTCCTTGGGTTTGGACTCCAGTTCAggtgcctctctctctctctcatcggAAAGAGTTGCCTAATATAGTCGTTTCCATGCCATGTACACAGGGACTGCATCAACATGGTCTATACAGCACATATTTTGCTGGGAATGAGGTTCCTGGCCGGTTCAGCTATAAAAGTACCAAGTCCTCAATTTCTTTTGTTGTGCCTTTTCTTGCAAGTCACAAAATTCTAGGCTTGAACATCTTTGCTACCTATGCAAACGAGGAGAATTACGTTCCGCCTGATCCACTTGTGTGGATTGAAGTGAGCAACAAGAGCAAGGGTATGACGTGGGTCTATGGATCAAAATTCTACGGTCTTGCAAGAGAGGGAGAAGATGTGACATGGTTGAGCCATTGGATAATGGACAATCAAACAATAATATTAGAATGTGGAGATGAAGTGGTTGTTTCCGTAATGACGAAGAGACCTCATGAATATATTCGTGTAAAGGAGTTCGGGGTTGAGCTTGTGCAAGAGCACCAAGACAAGATGAGTACCCAACACAACACCACTCCAGATCCTAATGATCCATTTGTCATCGGTGGGGATTTGTCACCGCGGGAGAATGTATCAGGAATGTACCACTTTTGCTGGTTCAGTGAAGAAGAAACGAAAAATACTGATTTTTGTAGGCCGAAATGGTTGAATACCCTCATCATGGACTCAG ACAAAGAAGAAGAGCAACGGAACGATCTTGATCACAAAATCGCAGCAGCGAGTGCCAGAGGCAATAACTGCCGTCTGGGAGGATGGAGGGGGCTAGTCACTGCTGCCATCTTCCTTCTCACGCTAACTCAAATCGTTCGGCCCTCCATCTCTCAGAAAAAGAAGCGACAGTAG